A part of Chrysiogenia bacterium genomic DNA contains:
- a CDS encoding SDR family oxidoreductase — GDAAIQAGLFARTPLGRPAEPEEIAAAIVYLASPLASFVTGAILPLDGGYLST, encoded by the coding sequence ACGGCGACGCCGCGATCCAGGCCGGGCTCTTCGCCCGCACGCCCCTCGGGCGGCCCGCCGAGCCGGAGGAGATCGCGGCGGCCATCGTCTATCTCGCCTCGCCCCTCGCCTCCTTCGTCACCGGCGCGATCCTGCCCCTCGACGGCGGCTACCTCTCGACGTGA
- a CDS encoding NYN domain-containing protein, which produces MLNDDSSLAVFCDFENIALGVRDAKYDKFDLKPVLERLLLKGSIVVKKAYCDWDRYKTFKRAMHEAAFEMIEIPHTRQAGKNSADIRMVVDALDLCYTKEHIDTFVIISGDSDFSPLVSKLRENAKTVIGVGVKNSTADLLVSNCDEFIYYDDLVREKKPARKRGAAPKKPAARPAAEPKAKATTAKTASASARSDSQDDKMQEAIDLVVDTAEALFDERDDRSTLWGSMVKQTLKRRQPGFHESYYGFRSFNDLLEEAEDRGELELELDERSGGYIIRRIF; this is translated from the coding sequence ATCTTGAACGACGACAGCAGCCTCGCCGTCTTCTGCGATTTCGAGAATATCGCCCTCGGCGTGCGCGACGCGAAATACGACAAGTTCGACCTGAAGCCGGTGCTCGAACGCCTGCTGCTCAAGGGCAGCATCGTCGTGAAGAAGGCCTATTGCGACTGGGACCGCTACAAGACCTTCAAGCGGGCCATGCACGAGGCCGCCTTCGAGATGATCGAGATTCCCCATACCCGCCAGGCCGGCAAGAATTCCGCCGATATCCGCATGGTCGTGGACGCGCTCGACCTCTGCTACACGAAGGAGCATATCGACACCTTCGTCATCATCTCGGGCGATTCGGACTTCTCGCCCCTGGTCAGCAAGCTGCGCGAGAACGCCAAGACGGTGATCGGCGTCGGGGTGAAGAACTCGACCGCCGACCTGCTGGTCAGCAATTGCGACGAGTTCATCTATTACGACGACCTCGTGCGCGAGAAGAAGCCGGCGCGCAAGCGCGGCGCGGCACCCAAGAAGCCCGCCGCGAGGCCGGCGGCGGAGCCGAAGGCCAAGGCCACAACCGCCAAGACCGCCAGCGCCAGCGCCAGGTCGGACAGCCAGGACGACAAGATGCAGGAGGCCATCGACCTGGTCGTCGACACGGCCGAGGCGCTGTTCGACGAGCGCGACGACCGCTCCACCCTCTGGGGCTCGATGGTCAAGCAGACCCTCAAGCGCCGCCAGCCGGGCTTCCACGAAAGCTACTACGGCTTCCGCTCCTTCAACGACCTGCTGGAAGAGGCCGAAGACCGCGGCGAGCTGGAACTGGAGTTGGACGAGCGCTCCGGCGGCTACATCATCCGGCGCATCTTCTAG
- a CDS encoding DNA methylase produces MTIESRFDISFVANLALREKQIQQNYRPIIAVHKWFARRPGSLFRALMLSEFGDRPLRQLYFAANDYPHRRIADPFMGGGTPLIEANRVGADVVGFDINPMAAWIVREEIEHLDILAYRAEAERLIDTLRHELEKLYVTDCPIYCDKDVPVKYFLWVKTILCENCGQNVDLFPGYLISENSRHPLNVLVCPDCGELNEVADKKKLGACHACGTELRIEGPAKRGRCVCSNCHHENRYPRPGEGALAHRLFAIEYYNPHRKTSHNGRFFKKPDRKDLQRIKEAQQRWNNLAADFVPDQVILSGDETDRLHRWGYSHYREMFSFRQLLGLELSCRLISTVKDERIRHALATNLSDLLRYQNLLCRYDTWALKSLDIFSVHGFPVGLVQCESNLLGIVNGKGANVGSGGWTNIVDKYAEAKAYCDSPFEVRQQGQRKVRVPIAGEWIGEYLNGARPRSIDIHCADATSIELAPQSLDAVFTDPPYFGNVQYGELMDFCYVWLRRLVGDAAEGFWRPSSRADEELTGNVTKSRGLPQFAEGLARVYTHMAKALKPGAPLAFTYHHNKLDAYYAVGIAILDAGLTCSASLPCPAEMGGSIHIHGTTSSIVDTVFVCRSTGSTRKKWFFEDAEGLATVVADDLAQLTEAGRRPSTGDIRCIVYGHLTRMTIWKLRQFWDDSLLTEKKLEIFAEASQKLADPNQTISLLDGRPSFESAGPLFSTHKSERSAHDAVPF; encoded by the coding sequence ATGACTATTGAATCCCGGTTCGACATTTCCTTTGTCGCGAACTTAGCTCTACGAGAGAAACAGATTCAGCAGAACTACCGTCCAATAATAGCGGTGCATAAATGGTTTGCTCGCCGTCCCGGAAGTCTTTTTCGGGCACTTATGCTCTCCGAATTTGGTGATCGACCGCTAAGGCAGCTCTATTTTGCAGCGAACGACTATCCCCATCGGCGAATCGCTGATCCTTTCATGGGTGGAGGTACACCATTAATTGAAGCTAATCGTGTTGGCGCCGACGTCGTTGGATTCGACATCAATCCGATGGCCGCATGGATCGTTCGGGAAGAAATCGAGCATTTGGATATTCTCGCCTATCGAGCCGAGGCCGAACGACTTATTGATACGCTTAGACATGAGCTGGAAAAGCTCTATGTCACCGATTGTCCCATCTATTGCGACAAAGATGTTCCAGTAAAGTATTTTCTATGGGTAAAGACGATACTGTGTGAGAATTGTGGTCAGAATGTCGATTTGTTCCCCGGTTATTTAATTTCTGAAAACTCACGGCACCCATTAAATGTACTTGTTTGCCCGGATTGTGGCGAACTCAACGAAGTGGCAGATAAAAAGAAACTCGGTGCGTGTCACGCGTGTGGTACCGAACTTCGGATCGAAGGCCCGGCTAAGCGAGGTCGATGCGTTTGTAGTAACTGCCACCATGAGAACAGATACCCCCGTCCGGGCGAGGGAGCGTTGGCGCATCGCCTGTTCGCCATCGAGTACTACAACCCTCATCGAAAGACGTCGCACAACGGCCGCTTCTTCAAAAAGCCAGACAGAAAAGATTTGCAGCGCATTAAGGAGGCCCAGCAACGGTGGAACAACCTCGCAGCGGATTTCGTGCCAGATCAGGTAATCCTGTCTGGCGATGAAACGGACCGACTGCATCGCTGGGGATACAGTCACTACCGGGAGATGTTCAGCTTCCGTCAGCTACTCGGCTTGGAACTAAGTTGCCGTCTGATATCTACTGTTAAGGACGAACGAATTCGCCACGCACTTGCAACGAACCTATCCGATTTACTGCGCTATCAAAATCTTCTTTGCCGCTATGATACGTGGGCACTCAAATCACTTGATATTTTTTCGGTACACGGATTTCCCGTGGGCCTTGTCCAGTGCGAGTCGAATCTGCTCGGCATCGTGAACGGAAAGGGAGCAAATGTAGGCTCCGGCGGCTGGACCAACATTGTCGACAAGTACGCTGAGGCTAAAGCATATTGCGATTCGCCTTTCGAAGTGCGGCAGCAAGGTCAGCGCAAAGTACGTGTTCCGATAGCCGGGGAATGGATTGGAGAGTATCTCAATGGTGCGCGGCCTCGGTCTATCGATATCCACTGTGCGGACGCCACTTCGATTGAATTGGCGCCGCAGTCGCTTGACGCTGTTTTTACGGACCCACCATATTTTGGGAACGTACAATACGGTGAGTTGATGGATTTCTGCTATGTCTGGCTTCGACGATTGGTCGGAGATGCAGCAGAAGGATTCTGGCGCCCGTCAAGCCGTGCCGACGAAGAACTCACCGGCAACGTTACCAAGTCGCGCGGTCTGCCGCAGTTCGCCGAAGGTCTAGCGCGTGTTTACACCCACATGGCAAAAGCTCTTAAGCCAGGTGCGCCGCTTGCTTTCACATACCACCACAACAAGTTGGATGCTTACTATGCAGTTGGCATTGCAATTCTTGACGCCGGATTAACGTGCTCTGCTTCCCTTCCCTGCCCAGCCGAAATGGGTGGCTCGATCCATATTCACGGAACCACTTCTTCCATTGTGGATACCGTATTTGTTTGCCGGTCAACTGGCAGCACACGGAAAAAATGGTTCTTCGAGGACGCAGAAGGTCTTGCAACCGTAGTCGCTGATGACCTTGCTCAGCTTACCGAGGCGGGGCGTAGGCCAAGTACTGGCGATATTCGCTGTATTGTTTACGGCCATCTTACTCGTATGACTATTTGGAAACTTCGGCAGTTTTGGGATGACAGCTTGCTGACGGAGAAGAAGCTTGAGATTTTTGCTGAGGCATCACAAAAACTCGCCGATCCAAACCAAACTATTAGTTTGCTAGATGGTCGCCCCAGTTTTGAGAGCGCAGGGCCGCTATTTTCTACACACAAGTCTGAGAGGAGCGCCCATGATGCCGTCCCGTTTTGA